The Bradyrhizobium sp. WSM471 genome includes the window GCTCCACACAGCCTCGCTTCCGCGACCACACCGCGCCCGGGAAGCGATACAAGTTCGCCTTCAGCCATCGGCCGCCGCGCTCCGACAGCGGTTGTAAGTCGACCTGAGCGCCGGCCCGGGGCCGCAGCCCGAAATCTGACGGTCGCAGCCAATTTGGAAACCAACCCATGCGACTGACTAGCCGTTACTTACCGCGTTTGTCTAGGCTTGGTCCGTCTGATGGATTCGCCGCCCGAAGCCGAGGGCGTCTGCTCTTTCGAATTAGACTGGAAGTTTACTGCGCTGCGCCGAACCGGCGCCTATTGGCCCTCCGCTGATGGTCGCTGAAGACGGGTCTTGTTCGCTGTCAGGGCTTAACCGGAGTCGATCCAGGTGGGCGCCTACTGCCGCTTGTGACCCAAAGGAGACACTGATGCCTCACTTCGACAGGCCTCTTCGGCTCGCGCGTGCGACCAAGATGGTTCAGTCTCCCGAGCGCAGTGCCGCTTCGATGCGCTGGATCAGCTGCTCCCGCAAGGAAGGTACCACGTCACCAAGGACGACGAAGGTGCGGACGATCGGCAAATACGGCTTTACGGCCGCCGTCAGCTCCGCGAGCGACATGCCGGCCAGCTGCGCGTATTCCGATTGCGCCGCGGCATTGGTCGCGCGCGGACGCTCCGGATTGTCGGCTATTTCCGGGGCGAGTTCGGAAAGGATGACATGCAAGAATGCTAAGTCGACGGCGGCGGGCGCCCGCATCGCGAAAGTCCAATCGACGAGCCTTGGGCCTTCCGCCGTCATGATCACGTTGCCGGGACTAAGGTCGCAATGGCAGACCCCGTCGCCGGGCGGCAGGCGATCGATCAGGGCGAGGACA containing:
- a CDS encoding aminoglycoside phosphotransferase family protein, with the translated sequence MKLFKAGVSHLLGRHEVRMIHAVWAAGVPAPEVFGEVTLDGRFGILLERLDGPTLWHLSRTGVVTFEEAGAIVATLAMSLHKTSPPPHVTSLREYMETELRHDDGKVPKHIATDVLALIDRLPPGDGVCHCDLSPGNVIMTAEGPRLVDWTFAMRAPAAVDLAFLHVILSELAPEIADNPERPRATNAAAQSEYAQLAGMSLAELTAAVKPYLPIVRTFVVLGDVVPSLREQLIQRIEAALRSGD